The Sedimentisphaera salicampi genome includes a region encoding these proteins:
- a CDS encoding rhomboid family protein, which yields MGLYDRDYVQYNYRPRHSSPTGFPSITPIVKILLIANIAAFAADQLMGGQISMLCALINEPLTRSLELWRFATFQFMHASVGHILMNMIGLYFLGTHFESKWGSQRFLAFYLTCGVVGGIFFFLFKMAGIIGPGVLVGASGGVLGLLAAAAILSPQFVVFIFVFPVPIRMAAIVITIMYGLNVLSGGQNAGGDAAHLGGMLAGALYCWWPKIRRTRFGQFVRSSTKEFSSHKPFHSHPEHPNTVTQAEIDRILKKIHEEGIHKLSQRERNILKNATKKEREKNRH from the coding sequence ATGGGCTTATACGATAGAGATTACGTGCAATACAATTACCGGCCGAGGCATTCAAGCCCGACAGGCTTTCCCTCGATTACGCCGATAGTGAAGATACTGCTGATTGCAAACATTGCGGCTTTCGCAGCAGACCAGCTAATGGGCGGGCAGATCAGTATGCTCTGCGCGCTGATAAACGAGCCGCTCACCAGATCGCTTGAGCTCTGGCGGTTTGCAACGTTTCAGTTTATGCACGCAAGCGTCGGCCATATACTGATGAATATGATCGGTCTTTATTTCCTCGGCACGCATTTCGAGAGCAAATGGGGCTCCCAGCGGTTTCTCGCCTTTTATCTCACCTGCGGAGTCGTGGGAGGGATATTTTTCTTCCTGTTTAAGATGGCAGGGATTATCGGCCCTGGCGTCCTTGTGGGCGCATCCGGAGGCGTGCTGGGCCTGCTTGCTGCTGCTGCAATACTATCCCCGCAGTTTGTTGTGTTTATATTCGTTTTCCCCGTACCGATAAGGATGGCGGCTATAGTAATTACGATAATGTATGGTCTGAACGTTTTATCAGGCGGACAGAACGCAGGCGGAGATGCAGCTCACCTTGGCGGTATGCTCGCTGGCGCACTTTACTGCTGGTGGCCGAAGATAAGGCGAACCAGATTCGGGCAGTTTGTAAGATCGAGCACGAAGGAATTTTCCTCGCATAAGCCCTTCCACTCGCACCCGGAACACCCAAATACGGTTACTCAGGCCGAGATTGACAGGATCCTCAAGAAGATACACGAGGAAGGGATTCATAAGCTGTCTCAGAGGGAGCGGAATATCCTCAAAAACGCCACAAAAAAAGAGCGTGAAAAAAACAGACATTAG
- the panD gene encoding aspartate 1-decarboxylase, with amino-acid sequence MFVKALKAKIHRAKITDSQLTYPGSIGIDSDLLEASGIAANEAVLVANVNNGERIETYVVPEPAGSGKITILGAAARKFEPEDVVIIISFGFYSPEEMRTHNPRVVLADQNNGIKETR; translated from the coding sequence ATGTTTGTAAAAGCCTTAAAAGCAAAAATTCACAGAGCAAAAATTACCGATTCGCAGCTCACATACCCGGGGAGCATCGGAATAGACTCCGATCTGCTTGAAGCCTCCGGCATAGCGGCGAACGAGGCCGTTCTCGTGGCTAACGTAAATAACGGCGAGAGGATAGAGACCTACGTAGTTCCCGAGCCCGCAGGCAGCGGGAAGATTACAATCCTCGGCGCTGCTGCAAGGAAATTTGAACCTGAAGACGTAGTAATAATAATAAGCTTCGGGTTCTACAGCCCGGAAGAAATGAGAACCCATAACCCCAGAGTTGTCTTGGCAGACCAGAACAACGGCATCAAAGAAACTCGATAA
- the mutL gene encoding DNA mismatch repair endonuclease MutL: MADNTTSRRIHILDKNMVNMIAAGEVIERPASVVKELLENSIDASADRVHLHIEDGGKKLIQITDNGTGISAEDIPDAFEPHATSKIRTVEDLTSIRSMGFRGEALASIGSIASVKLTSRTKDSIQANSINIDCGEKGEVVPDSSDYGTTIEVRNIFYKLPARRKFLRTANTEMGHISEQFTRLALANPQLEMKLSHNRRVLHNLPKGQSIEQRIGELISKEIRDNLISIENQERGIMVRAQICTPSISRGTNKFQYTFLNGRYIRDKFISHAIKEAYRGLLEPGKHPVTFIFLEMPYESYDVNVHPTKTEIRFDNPNLVHSQVLASLREKLLNVKTEVQGSISSAEFDRFPSGGESGKSNAGAAFQTSEGLDEAMNRNSSEYAERIRESMQNFFENSGSGARKDLPGFWNQRPSGGAGIQSPRRPFAPDEPSGRRFERAAEDFSLPPIENRPETELPLKKWLQVHNSYILNETEDGFEIIDQHALHERIIYEKMYARIKDQSTGALESQKLLIPETFEVREKDREILESSIELLEKLGIHIEPFGPETWAVQSFPTLLRKASPSEFMSDFVERLSDTQIQPGREELVHCVLDTASCKAAIKAGQKLGDEEIQHLLEEAEQTERSSRCPHGRPSRIRFSIKDLEKQFKRTGF, encoded by the coding sequence ATGGCGGATAATACCACCAGCCGCCGGATACATATTCTCGATAAGAATATGGTAAATATGATCGCTGCCGGCGAGGTTATCGAAAGGCCGGCGAGCGTGGTAAAGGAGCTTCTTGAAAACAGCATAGATGCCTCGGCAGACAGGGTTCATCTGCACATTGAGGACGGCGGCAAAAAGCTCATCCAGATTACAGATAACGGCACGGGGATATCCGCTGAAGATATCCCCGACGCCTTCGAACCCCACGCAACGAGCAAAATCCGCACTGTGGAAGACCTCACCTCAATCCGCTCGATGGGTTTCAGGGGCGAAGCGCTTGCGAGCATAGGCTCTATTGCGAGCGTTAAGCTGACAAGCAGAACCAAGGATTCGATACAGGCCAACAGCATCAATATAGACTGCGGCGAAAAAGGCGAGGTAGTTCCGGACAGCTCCGATTACGGCACAACCATCGAGGTTCGCAATATCTTCTACAAACTCCCCGCCAGGCGAAAATTCCTCAGGACGGCCAACACAGAGATGGGGCACATTTCCGAACAGTTTACGAGGCTCGCCCTTGCCAACCCTCAGCTCGAAATGAAGCTCTCGCACAATAGAAGGGTTTTGCATAATCTGCCCAAAGGCCAAAGCATAGAACAGCGAATCGGAGAGCTCATCTCAAAGGAGATTAGGGATAATCTTATAAGCATTGAGAATCAGGAAAGAGGGATTATGGTGCGTGCTCAGATCTGCACCCCTTCAATCTCAAGGGGCACGAACAAATTCCAGTACACCTTCCTCAACGGCAGGTATATCAGGGACAAGTTCATCTCGCACGCCATTAAAGAGGCGTATCGGGGGCTTCTGGAGCCGGGCAAACACCCTGTTACTTTTATCTTCCTCGAAATGCCCTATGAGAGCTACGATGTAAACGTACACCCAACCAAAACAGAAATCAGATTCGATAATCCCAATCTTGTTCATTCTCAAGTGCTCGCCTCGCTCAGGGAGAAGCTCCTGAACGTTAAAACGGAAGTTCAGGGCAGCATCAGCTCAGCAGAATTTGACCGCTTCCCTTCGGGCGGAGAAAGCGGAAAATCAAATGCCGGAGCAGCCTTCCAGACAAGCGAGGGACTCGATGAGGCGATGAACAGAAACAGCAGTGAATATGCTGAGCGAATCAGAGAATCCATGCAGAATTTCTTCGAAAACAGCGGCAGCGGGGCAAGGAAAGACCTCCCCGGTTTCTGGAATCAAAGGCCGTCCGGCGGAGCAGGAATCCAATCCCCGAGAAGGCCTTTCGCCCCAGACGAGCCTTCAGGAAGGCGATTTGAGCGTGCAGCAGAGGATTTCAGCCTTCCGCCCATCGAAAATCGCCCCGAAACAGAGCTTCCGCTAAAGAAATGGCTCCAAGTTCACAACAGCTACATACTCAACGAAACAGAGGACGGTTTTGAGATAATAGACCAGCATGCACTCCACGAGAGAATCATCTATGAAAAGATGTATGCAAGGATCAAAGACCAGAGCACTGGGGCACTTGAATCCCAGAAGCTTCTGATCCCCGAAACATTTGAGGTTAGAGAGAAGGACAGGGAGATTCTGGAATCCAGTATTGAGCTGCTGGAAAAGCTCGGGATACACATCGAGCCATTCGGACCGGAAACTTGGGCAGTGCAGTCTTTCCCTACTCTCCTGCGAAAGGCCTCGCCCTCGGAGTTTATGTCTGATTTCGTTGAAAGGCTCTCAGACACCCAGATTCAGCCCGGCAGGGAGGAGCTTGTGCACTGCGTATTGGACACCGCCTCGTGCAAGGCGGCGATAAAGGCCGGACAGAAGCTCGGTGATGAGGAAATTCAGCACCTCTTGGAAGAGGCCGAACAAACAGAAAGAAGCTCAAGATGCCCGCACGGAAGGCCTTCTCGAATCCGCTTTTCGATAAAAGACCTTGAAAAGCAGTTCAAGAGAACTGGATTTTAG
- a CDS encoding phosphotransferase enzyme family protein: MQKTIKEAFEAFDIRGEFDCAKRCGNGNINNTYHITAREEGVLHNYIFQRINTSVFTEPDKLMHNLVRVVNHHRGALAKCGVEDLHKRVLTVFTTRRGDYFYTDSSGNCWRCHLFIDGKTHESLDDPEKLFNVAYAYGSFISHMEDFEEDLHETIPNFHDGRWRLRQLEQASREDRADRLASVQDWVDFIFENSSDLISLQEKIDSGIIPIRITHNDAKINNVILDRDTGRPLCVIDLDTVMKGSVLFDFGDMIRSAANTVSEESPELSCSASLDIKRFESLLEGFMQAGSDVLVSSEIEHINQATRLLSLMIGTRFLTDYLNGDVYFKIRWEDHNLTRALNNLHLYKSIKNQSDQIDKLIRKYAPACRLA; encoded by the coding sequence GTGCAGAAGACAATTAAAGAGGCCTTCGAAGCTTTTGATATAAGGGGTGAGTTTGACTGTGCGAAAAGGTGCGGGAATGGTAATATAAACAATACCTATCACATCACTGCACGGGAAGAAGGCGTTTTACACAATTATATATTTCAGCGGATAAACACCTCAGTTTTCACTGAGCCGGATAAGCTTATGCACAATCTGGTGCGTGTTGTAAACCACCACCGCGGAGCGTTGGCCAAGTGCGGGGTGGAAGATCTGCATAAGCGCGTGCTCACGGTTTTCACTACCCGCAGGGGAGATTATTTCTATACAGACAGCAGCGGGAACTGCTGGAGGTGTCATCTATTTATAGATGGAAAAACTCACGAAAGCCTTGATGACCCTGAGAAACTTTTCAACGTTGCCTATGCATACGGCAGCTTCATCTCCCATATGGAAGATTTCGAGGAAGATCTGCACGAAACCATCCCGAATTTCCACGACGGAAGATGGCGTCTCAGGCAGCTTGAGCAGGCGAGCAGAGAAGACAGGGCAGACAGGCTGGCTTCTGTGCAGGACTGGGTTGATTTTATATTCGAAAACAGCTCTGATTTGATTTCTCTGCAGGAGAAAATCGATTCAGGTATTATCCCCATTCGAATCACACATAACGATGCAAAAATTAATAATGTTATTCTCGACAGGGATACGGGGAGGCCGCTTTGCGTGATTGATCTTGATACCGTGATGAAGGGTTCGGTTCTGTTTGATTTCGGGGATATGATACGCTCAGCGGCGAATACTGTATCTGAGGAGAGCCCTGAACTGAGCTGTTCGGCTTCGCTGGATATCAAGAGATTCGAGTCTCTGCTTGAAGGTTTTATGCAGGCAGGTTCGGATGTTCTTGTAAGCTCGGAGATAGAGCATATAAATCAGGCCACTCGCCTTCTGTCTCTTATGATAGGCACGCGTTTTCTCACAGACTACCTCAACGGTGATGTCTATTTCAAGATCCGCTGGGAAGACCACAACCTCACAAGAGCCCTCAATAATCTCCATCTTTACAAGTCTATAAAGAATCAGAGCGATCAGATAGATAAGCTGATTAGAAAATACGCTCCTGCCTGCCGTTTAGCTTGA
- a CDS encoding DUF1501 domain-containing protein: MSRFEFTRRDLIKAGAAGLAAPHLLNSQALASKPKAKSVIQIWMWGGPSQIDTFDPKPQAGQDYCGPLDKAIDTNVDGIRINAALPKLAKQADKYSIIRSMTHGTNAHETASYLVQTGRQPTPGIVHPCAGAVVSLFKGRGKGYEKKLPPYIVLTEPQGRFSECGFLGLDYKPFATGGDPAKDPFEVSGIIAKGISEKRQQSRRQLLGRLDTFGKAASNLDIFKLAQNARQEAYDMILGDTKNIFDLSTEKREIRQMYGMNTFGQSCLMARRLAEYGVPYITINYKGWDTHKRHFETMKQKLPELDAGLSTLFADLSDRGLLDSTIVWWGGEFGRGPKVQWQAPWNGGRSHHGKCFSVVVGGGGFQGGKVVGKSDKKAVAVEENPVRPQQLLASMYTLLGIDPSAKMPNNRGLDEIVMPLAKGEGILKEIM, translated from the coding sequence ATGAGCAGATTTGAATTTACAAGAAGAGATTTGATAAAGGCTGGTGCAGCAGGTTTAGCCGCTCCGCATCTACTTAACTCGCAGGCCTTGGCCTCAAAGCCTAAGGCGAAGTCTGTGATACAGATATGGATGTGGGGAGGCCCCTCGCAGATAGACACCTTCGACCCAAAGCCTCAAGCAGGCCAGGACTACTGCGGGCCTCTGGACAAGGCGATAGATACAAACGTTGACGGAATCAGGATAAATGCAGCTCTTCCCAAGCTCGCCAAGCAGGCAGACAAATACTCCATCATCCGCAGTATGACCCACGGCACTAACGCCCACGAGACCGCATCCTATCTCGTCCAGACCGGCCGTCAGCCTACGCCCGGGATCGTGCATCCGTGCGCAGGGGCGGTAGTATCGCTGTTCAAGGGCAGGGGAAAGGGCTATGAGAAAAAGCTCCCGCCATACATCGTGCTCACCGAGCCTCAGGGCAGGTTCTCTGAGTGCGGATTTCTCGGGCTCGATTACAAGCCCTTTGCAACGGGGGGAGATCCCGCCAAAGACCCGTTCGAGGTTTCGGGGATCATCGCCAAAGGCATCAGCGAGAAACGCCAGCAGTCCCGCAGGCAGCTTCTCGGCAGGCTCGATACCTTCGGTAAGGCTGCTTCGAATCTGGATATCTTTAAGTTAGCCCAAAACGCCCGCCAAGAGGCATACGATATGATTCTCGGGGATACAAAGAACATCTTCGACCTTTCCACCGAGAAAAGAGAAATCCGCCAGATGTACGGGATGAACACCTTCGGGCAGTCGTGCCTTATGGCAAGGCGGCTCGCTGAATATGGAGTTCCGTATATCACGATAAACTACAAGGGATGGGACACGCACAAACGCCATTTTGAAACGATGAAGCAAAAGCTCCCCGAGCTCGATGCCGGCCTTTCCACTCTCTTTGCAGACCTCTCAGACCGCGGCCTTCTCGATTCGACAATCGTCTGGTGGGGCGGGGAATTCGGAAGGGGACCGAAGGTGCAGTGGCAGGCTCCATGGAACGGCGGCAGATCACACCACGGAAAATGTTTCTCGGTTGTAGTAGGCGGAGGCGGATTTCAGGGCGGAAAGGTTGTCGGCAAATCCGATAAAAAGGCCGTTGCCGTAGAAGAAAATCCCGTGCGCCCTCAGCAGCTTCTTGCGAGTATGTACACGCTGCTCGGGATAGATCCATCCGCAAAGATGCCAAACAACAGAGGGCTTGATGAAATTGTTATGCCTCTTGCAAAAGGCGAGGGCATCCTGAAAGAGATAATGTAG
- the rpmA gene encoding 50S ribosomal protein L27, giving the protein MAHKKGQGSSRNGRDSNPQYRGIKLYGGQQAKAGSILVRQCGTKFHPGFNVGLGKDYTLFALKEGKVRFQGKRVHIDCPEA; this is encoded by the coding sequence ATGGCACATAAGAAAGGTCAGGGCTCATCGAGAAACGGCAGAGACAGCAATCCCCAGTATCGCGGGATTAAGCTCTACGGAGGCCAGCAGGCAAAAGCAGGGTCTATACTTGTTCGCCAGTGCGGCACGAAATTTCACCCTGGATTTAATGTAGGTCTCGGAAAAGACTATACACTTTTCGCCTTGAAAGAGGGTAAGGTGAGATTTCAGGGCAAGAGAGTTCATATAGACTGCCCTGAAGCCTGA
- a CDS encoding DUF1553 domain-containing protein, producing the protein MRLFVFIVLFVSSSFAGLYESGSACLSDSDNPIDRAVLSGLKANGLKPSEKCSDSVFLRRIYLDLTGTTPHLWQARDFLNDKSGDKRRKLVNKLLGSPEYADYWSMKLCDTLRVKAEFPVNLWPNGVQAYYKWVHSSVVNNKPYDKFAEDILLSSGSNFRSPPVNFYRAIQGNEPQTIASAAALTFMGIRLENWPEKTAECITPFFSRLCYKGTKEWKEQIIYNDPAAETNLTASLPFGGREVTIEAGEDPRKPFVSWLISEDNDYFAENMINRVWYWLMGSGIYTELDDRRPQSTPVNPRLMSCLKKEFVSSGWDVAHLIKFIASSQTYQQSSIPDKKPAETLKHFGCYKVRRVEAEVLSDILDKTFGGSSGNYISRIPEPFTFFPAYKTAVSIQDGSITSPFLALFGKPSRDTGFLAERNSEPSAAQSRYLLNSNYINNKISRSWKLKKLVRDNRKNRKRILSGIYLSILSRAPSESETKKALGYYRSSGLNLLNASQDIAWALTNSREFSYKH; encoded by the coding sequence ATGAGGCTTTTTGTTTTTATTGTTTTGTTTGTCTCATCAAGCTTTGCCGGCTTGTATGAATCTGGTTCTGCTTGTTTATCCGATTCCGATAATCCCATTGACAGGGCGGTTTTAAGCGGGCTCAAGGCAAATGGGCTCAAGCCGTCCGAAAAATGTTCAGATTCTGTATTCTTAAGACGGATATATTTAGACCTTACCGGCACAACTCCACATCTTTGGCAGGCGAGGGATTTCCTGAACGATAAGAGCGGGGATAAACGCCGGAAGCTTGTCAATAAGCTTCTGGGCAGCCCTGAATATGCAGATTACTGGAGTATGAAGCTCTGTGATACGCTCAGGGTTAAAGCTGAATTTCCGGTTAATTTATGGCCGAACGGCGTTCAAGCCTACTACAAGTGGGTTCACAGCAGCGTTGTGAACAACAAACCGTACGATAAGTTCGCAGAGGATATACTCTTATCCAGCGGGAGCAACTTCAGATCCCCGCCGGTAAATTTCTACAGGGCGATTCAGGGCAATGAGCCGCAAACAATAGCCTCAGCAGCAGCGCTTACATTTATGGGCATAAGGCTGGAAAACTGGCCGGAAAAAACCGCTGAGTGCATAACTCCCTTCTTCTCAAGGCTTTGCTATAAGGGCACGAAGGAATGGAAAGAGCAGATCATATACAACGACCCCGCCGCAGAGACAAATCTTACCGCCTCGCTGCCTTTCGGGGGCAGGGAGGTAACCATTGAAGCGGGAGAAGACCCCAGAAAGCCCTTTGTGAGTTGGCTCATTTCAGAGGATAATGATTATTTTGCAGAAAATATGATCAACCGCGTGTGGTACTGGCTTATGGGAAGCGGGATTTATACTGAACTCGACGACCGCAGGCCTCAAAGCACGCCTGTAAATCCGAGGCTTATGAGCTGCTTGAAGAAGGAATTCGTTTCATCCGGCTGGGATGTTGCCCATCTGATTAAGTTTATAGCATCCTCGCAGACCTACCAGCAGTCTTCGATCCCTGACAAGAAGCCCGCAGAAACCCTGAAGCATTTCGGCTGCTACAAAGTAAGGCGCGTTGAGGCGGAAGTGCTCTCTGATATCCTCGACAAGACATTCGGAGGCAGCAGCGGGAATTATATAAGCAGAATCCCCGAGCCCTTTACCTTTTTCCCCGCCTACAAAACTGCTGTTTCCATACAGGACGGCAGCATTACAAGCCCGTTCCTTGCCCTTTTCGGCAAGCCCTCACGGGATACAGGCTTCCTTGCTGAGCGGAATTCCGAGCCATCCGCAGCACAGAGCAGGTATTTGCTCAATTCCAACTATATCAACAACAAAATTTCGAGAAGCTGGAAGCTCAAGAAGCTGGTTCGAGATAACAGGAAAAACAGAAAGAGGATACTTTCCGGTATCTATCTTTCCATCCTCAGCAGAGCCCCGAGCGAAAGCGAGACAAAGAAGGCTCTGGGTTATTATCGCAGCAGCGGGCTTAATTTGCTTAACGCCTCTCAGGACATTGCATGGGCTCTCACGAACAGCAGGGAATTTTCCTATAAACATTAA
- the gpmI gene encoding 2,3-bisphosphoglycerate-independent phosphoglycerate mutase, whose product MSSKSTIRKRPCVMIIRDGWGHNPNSEDDKFNAIKIANTPTDDMLMSEYPNTLMHTSGEMVGLPDGTMGNSEVGHQNIGAGRVVYQDSVRITLKIRNESFYENEVLLEAMNRVKRNSSKLHIMGLCSDIGVHSLLGHLYGVLEMAKRSGVEQVYLHALTDGRDSSPTSGLGFLKDIQAKMNELGVGKIASISGRFYAMDRDNRWERVSKAYNCLTKGEGGKASSFEEAMQECYAREETDEFIKPLNITDENGEPLSLIEDGDSVVFFNFRGDRPREITRAFVDDEFSGFKRDKKLDLYFVCMTQYDKTINAPVAFPKPPKMKNILGQYFSELGLKQFRCAETEKYAHVTFFFNDYREEPFDKEDRQIIPSPKVETYDLQPEMSAYKVCDAVMERLEKNEFDAIIVNFANPDMVGHTGVIEAAVKACQTVDECVGRILTKVKDMGGAAIVFADHGNSEKMAEGNADNPFTSHTTGDVPFIVFDEELKNTKLASGGCLADAAPTMLDLMGIEKPKEMTGRSLIQKNGG is encoded by the coding sequence ATGAGCTCTAAAAGTACGATAAGAAAAAGACCTTGCGTGATGATTATACGCGACGGCTGGGGACACAACCCCAACAGCGAAGATGATAAATTCAACGCTATAAAAATCGCCAACACACCAACAGACGATATGCTTATGAGCGAATATCCAAATACGCTTATGCATACCAGCGGGGAGATGGTAGGACTGCCGGACGGGACGATGGGCAACAGCGAAGTTGGCCATCAGAATATCGGAGCAGGACGAGTGGTTTATCAGGATTCAGTTCGAATCACACTGAAAATCAGGAATGAGTCTTTCTATGAAAATGAAGTTCTGCTTGAGGCGATGAACAGAGTTAAGCGGAATTCAAGCAAACTGCACATAATGGGGCTCTGCAGTGATATCGGCGTTCATTCACTGCTCGGCCATCTCTACGGCGTGCTCGAGATGGCAAAGCGCAGCGGCGTTGAGCAAGTGTATCTGCACGCCCTAACCGACGGACGCGACAGCTCCCCCACCAGCGGGCTTGGCTTTCTGAAGGATATTCAGGCAAAGATGAACGAACTCGGCGTAGGCAAAATTGCCAGCATCAGCGGCAGGTTCTACGCGATGGACAGAGACAACAGGTGGGAGAGGGTCTCCAAGGCCTACAACTGCCTGACCAAGGGCGAAGGCGGAAAGGCCTCATCATTTGAAGAGGCTATGCAGGAATGCTACGCAAGGGAAGAAACAGACGAATTCATCAAGCCCTTAAATATAACAGATGAGAACGGTGAGCCTCTGAGCCTTATAGAAGACGGCGATTCAGTAGTGTTCTTTAATTTCCGCGGCGACAGGCCGAGAGAGATTACAAGGGCATTTGTAGATGATGAGTTCTCAGGTTTTAAGCGGGACAAAAAGCTCGATCTTTACTTTGTCTGTATGACCCAGTACGACAAAACCATAAACGCACCTGTGGCATTCCCAAAACCCCCAAAGATGAAAAACATACTCGGACAGTATTTCAGCGAGCTCGGGCTCAAACAGTTCAGGTGCGCAGAAACGGAGAAATATGCCCATGTAACGTTCTTCTTCAACGACTACCGCGAGGAGCCTTTCGACAAGGAAGACCGGCAGATTATCCCCTCGCCCAAAGTGGAAACCTACGATTTACAGCCGGAAATGAGCGCATATAAGGTGTGCGATGCGGTAATGGAAAGGCTCGAAAAGAATGAGTTTGATGCGATTATCGTAAATTTCGCAAACCCCGATATGGTAGGTCATACCGGCGTTATTGAGGCGGCTGTTAAGGCCTGCCAGACGGTTGACGAGTGCGTTGGCAGAATTCTTACGAAAGTGAAGGATATGGGCGGAGCAGCCATAGTGTTCGCAGACCACGGCAACTCAGAGAAAATGGCTGAGGGAAACGCAGACAATCCGTTTACCTCTCATACCACAGGCGATGTGCCTTTTATAGTGTTCGACGAAGAGCTTAAAAATACCAAACTGGCAAGCGGAGGATGCCTCGCTGACGCAGCACCGACAATGCTCGATCTGATGGGAATAGAAAAGCCGAAAGAAATGACCGGAAGGAGCCTGATCCAGAAAAATGGCGGATAA
- the lgt gene encoding prolipoprotein diacylglyceryl transferase — MFPELFRIPFTDLTVKSYGTMLVLGLFAGFWLIRKMCAKTGRGANAETLINAGMYSLIAGIIGARAMYVLHYRVYEEGFMEIFAVWNGGLELLGGVILAIAFILYYLWKKKCDMLTSLDILSVALLIGIAIGRIGCFLNGCCYGQVTELPVGVVFPYGSIVYNAQAHPDPLREREEPYIDLPANFYGLNTQKGWVPAGEENKEKYPLKPKDMLTEAERKLVSRGGPYQAKPVHPTQLYSSAANAVNCLLAFIFWRRYGSGRENNDKMRCKGCTFSLVFILYSISRFLVESLRDDNPYEVGMLTISQLISIGLFAAGVAGLIYYTKRNKANGLIR, encoded by the coding sequence ATGTTCCCGGAACTGTTTAGAATACCTTTCACCGATCTGACGGTAAAAAGCTACGGAACTATGCTGGTTCTGGGTCTTTTCGCCGGCTTCTGGCTGATCAGGAAGATGTGTGCCAAGACGGGCAGAGGGGCGAATGCGGAAACGCTCATAAATGCAGGAATGTACTCGCTGATAGCTGGGATTATCGGTGCAAGGGCAATGTATGTCTTGCACTACAGGGTGTATGAAGAAGGGTTTATGGAGATATTCGCAGTATGGAACGGCGGGCTCGAACTGCTCGGCGGAGTAATACTGGCGATTGCATTTATTCTGTACTACCTCTGGAAGAAAAAATGCGATATGCTCACAAGCCTTGATATACTGTCCGTGGCTCTGCTTATAGGGATAGCGATCGGCCGGATAGGCTGCTTCCTGAACGGCTGCTGCTACGGGCAGGTTACAGAGCTGCCTGTGGGTGTGGTTTTCCCGTATGGGTCTATAGTTTACAACGCTCAGGCCCATCCAGACCCTCTTAGAGAAAGAGAAGAACCGTATATTGATCTGCCGGCCAACTTTTACGGGCTTAACACGCAGAAGGGATGGGTGCCGGCAGGCGAGGAAAACAAAGAAAAATACCCTCTAAAGCCAAAAGATATGCTTACTGAGGCAGAGAGAAAGCTGGTCAGCAGAGGCGGGCCTTATCAGGCAAAGCCCGTACACCCTACCCAGCTTTATTCAAGCGCTGCAAATGCTGTTAACTGCCTGCTGGCCTTTATCTTCTGGCGACGATACGGCTCAGGCAGAGAAAATAATGATAAAATGAGATGCAAAGGCTGCACGTTCAGCCTTGTTTTTATACTGTATTCAATATCCCGCTTTCTGGTGGAGTCTCTCAGAGACGACAACCCATACGAAGTTGGTATGCTGACGATCTCACAGCTTATCAGCATCGGGCTGTTCGCCGCCGGGGTTGCGGGACTGATCTACTACACGAAAAGGAATAAAGCTAATGGGCTTATACGATAG
- the rpsT gene encoding 30S ribosomal protein S20 yields the protein MAHSLSAKKRVRQNAKRRQLNRARKSMVRTAIKKFELAVRNHEVQEAEQYFLSVQKRLDKVAAKGTMHKNTASRTKARMAKKLQDLRVKEQAG from the coding sequence GTGGCACATTCTTTATCGGCCAAAAAAAGAGTTCGGCAGAATGCCAAACGCAGGCAGCTCAACCGCGCCCGCAAGAGCATGGTTCGTACTGCAATCAAGAAATTCGAGCTTGCTGTGAGAAATCACGAAGTTCAAGAAGCAGAGCAGTATTTCCTTTCAGTGCAGAAACGCCTTGACAAGGTGGCAGCTAAAGGAACTATGCACAAGAATACTGCCTCCAGAACCAAGGCTCGTATGGCTAAAAAGCTTCAGGACCTTCGGGTGAAGGAGCAGGCCGGCTGA